Proteins encoded in a region of the Stieleria neptunia genome:
- a CDS encoding VOC family protein has translation MNLTVLRSTDIDRASDFYSEMGLLFTRHRHGNGPEHYASVIDGFVFEIYPLGKHPPTIGTRIGFSVDDVDSIVSMLLDVGAELISKPADSEWGRRAVVKDLDGHVVELLTPPNRDKIVASDTTSTGVMTVTHSEGMNPGDADRQ, from the coding sequence ATGAATCTGACCGTATTGCGGTCAACGGACATCGACCGAGCATCCGATTTTTATTCGGAGATGGGGCTGTTGTTTACAAGACACCGCCACGGAAACGGACCAGAGCACTACGCATCAGTCATCGATGGTTTCGTCTTTGAGATTTATCCGCTTGGGAAGCATCCGCCGACGATCGGAACGCGAATCGGCTTTTCGGTCGACGATGTCGATTCGATTGTCTCGATGCTTCTGGATGTCGGCGCGGAATTGATCTCTAAACCGGCCGACAGCGAATGGGGCAGGCGAGCTGTCGTAAAGGATCTGGATGGACATGTCGTTGAGCTACTAACACCCCCGAATCGTGATAAAATTGTGGCATCTGACACCACGTCAACTGGTGTCATGACTGTTACTCATTCTGAAGGCATGAATCCAGGCGATGCCGACCGGCAGTGA
- a CDS encoding cyclic-phosphate processing receiver domain-containing protein yields MLEDDLDRIRRFNAILVAHHPNVRLDVYRTAPAFIAAYSALSSTPCLICLDHDLFVDSPGDPDPGDGRDVSTFLATQDAICPALIHSTNAPAADSMMFTMRDAGWTVDRIAPIGDDWIESYWYPTAFEIVSPNTSQRTENGG; encoded by the coding sequence ATGCTCGAAGACGATCTTGACCGTATAAGGCGGTTCAATGCGATCCTCGTGGCTCACCATCCCAACGTTCGTCTCGACGTCTATCGAACTGCACCCGCTTTCATTGCTGCGTACTCGGCCCTTTCTTCGACTCCTTGCTTGATCTGCCTTGACCACGACCTGTTCGTCGACTCGCCAGGTGACCCTGATCCCGGTGATGGACGCGATGTGTCGACATTCCTCGCAACCCAAGACGCGATTTGCCCGGCCCTGATTCACTCAACGAATGCGCCCGCCGCTGACAGCATGATGTTCACGATGCGCGATGCCGGATGGACCGTTGATCGTATTGCTCCGATCGGAGATGACTGGATCGAGTCGTACTGGTATCCTACCGCCTTCGAAATTGTCTCGCCAAACACTTCCCAGCGCACAGAAAATGGCGGATGA
- a CDS encoding phage integrase N-terminal SAM-like domain-containing protein: MSHKKRTCKLTKRLAEDMVIRNMAEATIDAYTYHVRKFADFIEKPLDQATVEDVRTFQLHLIRERKLAYGSGHVKDTRRAVSRFKFR, from the coding sequence ATGTCACACAAAAAACGAACCTGCAAACTCACCAAGCGGCTCGCCGAAGACATGGTGATCCGCAACATGGCCGAAGCCACCATCGACGCCTACACCTATCACGTGCGAAAGTTTGCCGACTTTATCGAAAAACCGCTCGACCAGGCAACCGTCGAAGACGTTAGAACCTTCCAGCTCCATCTGATCCGAGAACGAAAGCTTGCCTACGGCTCTGGGCACGTGAAGGATACACGACGGGCGGTGAGTCGATTCAAGTTCCGTTGA